A single Argentina anserina chromosome 7, drPotAnse1.1, whole genome shotgun sequence DNA region contains:
- the LOC126804026 gene encoding serine carboxypeptidase-like 40 yields MNIPRPCSVFLYSFLVLSCFSIAQIHGSQHSHALSRLYKSKLNSESAGIDTKPFEVILHANATSIHHPQEGLKEKDRIKSLPGQPEVNFNQYGGYVTVDKRAGRAFFYYFVEAENQQAKDSLPLLLWLNGGPGCSSLAYGAMLELGPFRVHSDGKTLYRNRYSWNHAANVLFLESPAGVGFSYSNRTSDYDKSGDRRTAADNYVFLVNWLERFPEYKGREFYISGESYAGHYVPQLAQTILHHNKKAKKTIINLKGIIIGNAVINDETDTRGMYDYLATHALISDEIAKKVQKYCDFSPNATNQPKECGDATDAADKATYHIDIYNIYAPLCTSSNLTAKPKKASILKFDPCSEFYAYAYLNRPDVQEVLHANVTKLTHDWEPCSDVITHWGDSATTIIPLLHEFMDNGLRVWIFSGDIDGRVPVTSTKYSLEKMNLPIKTEWHAWYLSGQVGGYTQVYEGDITFATVREAGHQVPSYQPARALSLISHFLDGTSLPDTTRYA; encoded by the exons ATGAATATCCCTAGGCCCTGTTCggtttttctctattcttttcTCGTTCTTTCTTGCTTCTCCATAGCTCAAATCCATGGGAGCCAGCATTCCCATGCCCTTTCTCGGCTTTATAAGTCCAAGCTGAATTCAGAAAGCGCAGGCATCGACACGAAGCCATTCGAGGTCATTCTTCATGCGAATGCAACCAGCATTCATCATCCCCAGGAAGGGTTGAAGGAGAAAGATAGGATCAAGAGCTTGCCTGGACAACCCGAGGTGAATTTCAATCAGTATGGTGGGTATGTTACTGTGGATAAAAGAGCAGGTCGTGCATTTTTTTACTACTTTGTTGAAGCTGAGAATCAGCAGGCCAAGGATTCTTTGCCTCTTCTTCTATGGCTCAATGGAG GACCTGGATGTTCCTCTCTTGCCTATGGAGCAATGCTTGAGCTTGGACCGTTCCGTGTTCATAGCGATGGGAAAACCCTTTACAGAAACAGATATTCGTGGAACCATG CTGCAAATGTTTTGTTCCTTGAGTCTCCTGCTGGTGTGGGGTTTTCATACTCTAATAGAACATCAGATTATGACAAAAGTGGGGACAGAAGAACAGCTGCAGATAATTATGTGTTCTTGGTGAATTGGTTGGAGAGGTTTCCTGAATATAAGGGGAGAGAGTTCTATATTTCTGGTGAAAGCTATGCAGGGCACTATGTACCTCAACTTGCACAGACTATCCTCCATCACAACAAGAAGGCCAAAAAAACCATCATCAACCTTAAGGGAATTATT ATTGGAAATGCAGTGATTAACGATGAAACTGATACAAGAGGGATGTATGACTACCTTGCTACTCATGCTCTCATCTCCGATGAAATTGCAAAGAAAGTCCAAAAATACTGCGACTTTTCACCCAATGCAACTAATCAACCAAAGGAGTGCGGTGATGCTACTGATGCTGCCGATAAGGCTACCTATCACATTGATATCTATAACATCTACGCCCCCTTATGCACCTCTTCCAATCTCACAGCCAAACCCAAAAAGGCTTCA ATACTAAAGTTTGATCCGTGTAGCGAGTTCTATGCTTATGCTTATTTGAATCGGCCAGATGTTCAAGAAGTTCTCCATGCTAATGTCACTAAACTCACACATGATTGGGAACCATGTAGTGATGTAATTACACATTGGGGAGATAGTGCAACAACTATAATACCCCTTTTACATGAGTTTATGGATAATGGACTTCGAGTCTGGATTTTCAG TGGCGATATCGATGGAAGGGTTCCAGTCACTTCAACAAAGTATTCTCTTGAGAAGATGAATCTACCAATCAAGACTGAATGGCACGCTTGGTACCTTAGTGGACAA GTTGGTGGTTACACACAAGTGTATGAAGGAGACATTACATTTGCCACAGTGAGGGAGGCAGGGCATCAAGTCCCAAGCTACCAGCCTGCTAGGGCTCTTTCACTCATATCGCACTTCCTTGATGGCACATCTCTTCCTGATACTACAAGATATGCTTGA
- the LOC126804042 gene encoding F-box/WD-40 repeat-containing protein At3g52030-like — MALQNQRLALEQGQVHVDHWRAHSVGVDQCRKKMGLLLTGIGDKIVGLVGSRICIWRWNGISMFPSREGTFPKGLCMRYCDPDAVVGCVDGTARIFDMYSQRCSQIIDACWSSNMLMFE, encoded by the exons ATGGCTCTGCAGAACCAAAGGCTGGCTTTAGAGCAAGGTCAGGTTCATGTTGATCA CTGGAGAGCTCACTCTGTTGG GGTTGATCAGTGCCGAAAAAAGATGGGTTTGCTTCTTACTGGCATTGGTGATAAG attgTTGGTTTGGTCGGCAGTCGTATTTGCATATGGAGGTGGAATGGGATAAGTATGTTTCCCTCACGTGAGGGCACCTTTCCAAAGGGCTTATGCATGCG TTACTGCGATCCTGATGCTGTGGTTGGATGTGTGGACGGGACCGCTCGTATATTTGACATGTACAGTCAACGATGTTCCCAAATCATA GATGCATGCTGGTCCAGTAACATGCTTATGTTTGAGTGA